From the genome of Agrobacterium vitis, one region includes:
- a CDS encoding hypothetical protein (in Agrobacterium tumefaciens plasmid Ti this protein binds VirE2), producing the protein MAIVKLNPSNSSNSSSPETHREIQQKKTDNHEPSGFTQLDLDMIELENFVHQCPLPNEDLAD; encoded by the coding sequence ATGGCGATAGTCAAACTCAATCCCAGCAATAGCAGCAATTCCTCGTCGCCCGAGACACATCGAGAAATCCAACAGAAAAAGACCGATAATCACGAACCAAGCGGTTTCACACAGTTGGACCTCGACATGATCGAGCTGGAGAATTTTGTTCATCAGTGCCCCCTTCCCAACGAAGACCTGGCTGACTGA